aagtaaattaacgCAGTAAGAAATTTTGGATTTGTTTTCAAAGAtgtttttttggttattttcataagatttatccaaacatttttttaaggataaatttcaatttttagctattttaagAGTAAtcaatcatattaaataaatatcaattgattaaaaatagaaatattttcttaagaattgaaaattagtaCTTAACATTACattcaaggaaataaaatgttattggaAAGAACACTTAAcgtaaaattctgtaaaaaaatataaacatttttatcatttataaacctTTGGaatatttatagcaaatatatataattattctgaaattgttttatttactgcagTAAACTGACAAATTAACATCTGTCCCTCTAATTTCTTTCTATGTTCTTTTGTTTTGCATacatgtgataaaaatgatttaatatgaCTTATTAAATAAGCTGAATCATTTCTTTGATGATATAGACTAGAACATTATGAATGAGGTATTTAAGTATATgaagattaattttatcataaagtaTAAGGATGCTTTAATAATGACACAAACATATATATAGAACAAAAGCTTTATTTGAATCagtaaagagaaaatatatatacaaaagcaaataacatttttaaaaattttactttaaagcatATATCATTAATTATATCATTACTTGCAATTTCAAGATTACTATACTTCTGAAGAAAACACTGTAAttgtcatatatttttaaatgtcccaatttccaaacattttattttaaaacataacggcaaacaaaaatttggaaccatggaaaatttttactttatcaatttaatatcattataatcATGGGTGCAAAGGccaaaattttttctgattgaAATTCCCAACATACAAGACATATGCAAGATATCTACATAGCTCTACCataatatatcaaatttatatacTGACCAAAAATTATCTGTTTATCTCTTCCCTTAATAAAATAACAGGAGCATAAAAGGTACaccaatataaataatgaatgcaatttttacttattaaattatagcaTTACTTGCAATTTCAAGATTACTATACTTCTGAAGAAAACATATTGTAAATgtcgtatatttttaaatgaccaaatttccaaacattttattttaaaacataacccCAGCGAGCAaacaaaaatttggtaaaaaatttcatggataattgaaaatatttgcttacttACAGTAGTTTTCCGTTCATGTTAATGAAACTATCTTTTTCGAATATGCATGTAAAAGTAACACAGTAAATTACTAATGATTGTATAGTAGTTAAATACTTTACCATATATGAACCATTCAAATTATCCGACACTTTTGCTCTTGtaacaacatattttaaaaatttgttgattttgagaaatttaattatccGAAAGAAGGAAATGAAGAagtatagtaaattaaataaaatattgaatgatataaaaaatgtctttacataatctaaattttccacttattttttaaatactattctatattataaattaaatctggAGTTATAAGTAAATTGccaattaaattttcctttaagaaaAACACACAAATATCTCGTACTTATGGggcttttaactatttttatgggatattaagaaatatatactagtaaaaacaaaattgtagtttcttaaaattgcaGTTTCTGATGAGATGTACcacaaaatataatgtaaataattcaaagtagTTGCATTACATCAcccaataattaaaactaagtaAAGTTTTGAAAGTAAACAAGAAGTTTATGAAACAAAGACTATTgtttacaatacatttttacaactttaaaaacattagattAAATTGAAGCTTTAAATTCCTATGACACTCCTATTcatcattttacaatttatgataataattaaatatttatttttaaaagtcttgaTGTAAGACATCCtataaatcattttacaattcacaataataattatatatttatttttaaaaggggtGATGAAAAACAATCTACTTTAGGAAAGCATTAAAAGTGATAATCCttgttaatttaaacataataataaatcattataaatttaaacaaatattcttaGTTAGaagttaaatacaaattttaaatgttttttgcatAAATGAATCACACCACAATTGCTGCAGTTGTGTGTCTTGGGGGAAACGAAACGAAATACCTTGTGATTATCATCATAGTTCCCTCGACACAAGAGAACACAACAAACATAAATCATGCTTGATGCCTGAAAAATAAACAGACATTAAGACTCATGGCTGAaactaaaatactaatttatcaACACCTACCTTAATTTGTCATtggaataatgaaaattaaaaaaaattgttttacttcccaaaaaatatgttaaaaaatatttttcttagttatctggatcttaaataaattttctcaagtTTTGGTTAATATGAACAAAGTTCTGATCAATGTAGTCAACAATCTCTAAAATAAGTgctcaattaaataatttatttactaaaacttcCTTAAttccaaatactttttttaaaagtattttaacagcACACTAGAAGAACTTTAAGTAAACAATGACACCAAACCTTGGTACAGTAttagaaactaatatttttatcccCAAATACTGGTACATTTAGAAattcttcaatattaaaattcttctcaGGCATATTAGATCTAAAATTCTAATagctaaatataaacaaatgtaaCTTCTATTAGCATTCTTCAGATAAACACAAATacgctattttttttactaaaatttgtttaaatttaatttcattagagttaaaaataactacttttaatcaccaaaacagtttaaatttctttgtaatgcttgtttataataattagtgaaaagtagttttcaaatattgctAACATTAAACCAACTGGTAATTctacatttcaaataatatcttacaaaatatttttcttagtttacagattcttaaataaattttctaaagttttggTTCATAGAAACAAAGTTCTGCTAAATGTAGTCAGTAAtttattcactaaaattttctttattcaaaatgcttttttttaaagtattttaacagCACATTAGAAGAACTATAAGTTAACAATGACACCAAACCTTGATATAGAAttagaaactaatatttttgtcCCCAAACATTGGTACATTTAGAAATTCTTCAAGATTAAAATTCTTCTCaggcatatttaaatttaaaattctaatagctaattataaacaaatgtaaCTTCTATCAGCTTTCTTCGGATAAACACATATggtatttttctacaaaaatttgtttaaatttaatttcattagagCTAAACATCACCAAAACAGTTTAAATCTCTTTAATtcttgtttataataattagtgaaaagtagttttaaaatattggtaaaCTTATACCAACTGCTAATtctacatttcaaattatttagtatttttactgAGAAAGATATATACAAATCTCTAATCTAACATACATAATGTACAAAACATTAGAAACATCTTATTAGTATTTCaagaaattgcatattttattcttacaaacactaaaaagttaagtattaaaacatattggattgtaactaatatattttaatatgcttacataaatgtaaattcaaacatattttaaccgatttattgaaatgtatattttataaacaattctaGGGCTATTTAAAATCTTGAGCAGTCTATTTAAATCGCTTAGATTCATTTAAGATGCTTTAGCTCATGaagtatgaatataaaatacaatcgAATGCTTTTNNNNNNNNNNNNNNNNNNNNNNNNNNNNNNNNNNNNNNNNNNNNNNNNNNNNNNNNNNNNNNNNNNNNNNNNNNNNNNNNNNNNNNNNNNNNNNNNNNNNNNNNNNNNNNNNNNNNNNNNNNNNNNNNNNNNNNNNNNNNNNNNNNNNNNNNNNNNNNNNNNNNNNNNNNNNNNNNNNNNNNNNNNNNNNNNNNNNNNNNNNNNNNNNNNNNNNNNNNNNNNNNNNNNNNNNNNNNNNNNNNNNNNNNNNNNNNNNNNNNNNNNNNNNNNNNNNNNNNNNNNNNNNNNNNNNNNNNNNNNNNNNNNNNNNNNNNNNNNNNNNNNNNNNNNNNNNNNNNNNNNNNNNNNNNNNNNNNNNNNNNNNNNNNNNNNNNNNNNNNNNNNNNNNNNNNNNNNNNNNNNNNNNNNNNNNNNNNNNNNNNNNNNNNNNNNNNNNNNNNNNNNNNNNNNNNNNNNNNNNNNNNNNNNNNNNNNNNNNNNNNNNNNNNNNNNNNNNNNNNNNNNNNNNNNNNNNNNNNNNNNNNNNNNNNNNNNNNNNNNNNNNNNNNNNNNGGGAGCGAGCCGAGGATTCGGTCGCGTCCCGGAGAGAGATGGCAGTGAGGGAGCGAGCCGAGGAGTCGGTCGCGTCACGGAGAGAGATCGCAGTGCGGGAGCGAGCCTAGGACTCGGTCGCGTCCCGGAGAGAGGAAGTACTAGGGGAGGGAGAGGAGGTGTCATTTGTATCCGAAAGTGAGAAGGCAGTGCGGAAGTGAGCGGAGGAGTCGGTCGCGTCCCGGTGAGAGATGGCAGTGTGGGAGCGACCCGAGGATTCGGTCTCGTCCCGGAGAGAGATGGCAGTGCGGGAGCGAGACGAGGAATCGGTCGCGTCCCGGAGAGAGATGGCAGTGCGGGAGAGAGCCGAGGAGTCGGTCGCGTCCTGCTGAGGGATGGCAGTGTGGGAGCGAGACGAGGAATCGGTCGCGTCCCGGAGAGAGATGGCAGTGTGGGAGAGAGCCGAGGAGTCGGTCGCGTCCTGGTGAGAGATGTCAGTGCGGGAGCGAGCCAAGGATTCGGTCGCGTCCCGGAGAGAGATGGCAGTGTGGGAGAGAGCCGAGGAGTCTGTCGCGTCCTGGTGAGAGATGTCAGTGCGGGAGCGAGCCGAGGATTCGGTCGCGTCCCGGAGAGAGATGGCAGTGCGGGAGCGAGACGAGGAATCGGTCGCGTCCCGGAGAGAGATGTCAGTGCGGGAGCGAGCCTAGGATTCGGTCGCGTCCCGGAGAGAGAAAGTATTAGGGGACGGAGAGGAGGTATCATTTGTATCCGAAAATGAGAAGGCAGTGCGGGAGCGTGCCGAGGAGTCGGTCGCGTCCCGGAGAGAGATCGCAGTGCGGGAGCGAGCCTAGGACTCGGTCGCGTCCCGGAGAAAGACTGCTGTGCGGGAGCTAGCCGAGGAGTCGGTCACGTCCCGGAAATAGGCGGCAGTGCGGGAGCGAGCCGAGGAGTCGGTCGCGTCCTGGTGAGAGATGGCAGTGCGGTAACGAGCCGAGGCTTGGGTCGCGTCCCAGAGAGAGATGGCAGTGCGGGAGCGAGTCGAGGATTCGGTCGCGTCCCAAAGAGAGATGGCAGTGCGGGAGCGAGACGAGGACTCGGTCGCGTCCCGGAGAGAGATGGCAGTGCGGATGCGAGCCGAGGATTCGGTCGCGTCCCGGAGAGAGAAAGCATTAGGGGAGGGAGAGGAGGTATCATTTGTATCCGAAAGTGAGAAGGCAGTGCGGAAGCGAACGGAGGAGTCGGTCGCGTCCCGGTGAGAGATGGCAGTGTGGGAGCGAGCCGAGGATTCGGTCGCGTCCCGGAGAGAGAAAGTATTAAGGGAGGGAGAGGAGGTATCATTTGTATCCGAAAGTGAGAGGCAGTGCGGGAGCGAGCCGAGGAGTCGGTCTTGTCCCGGAGAGAGATCGCAGTGCGGGAGCGAGCCTAGGACTCGGTCGCGTCCCGGAGAAAGACTGCTGTGCGGGAGCGAGCCGAGGAGTCGGTCACGTCCCGGAGATAGGTGGCAGTGTGGGAGCGAGCCGAGGATTCGGTCGCGTCCCGGAGAGAGATGGCAGTGCGGGAGCGAGCCCAGCGACCATTTCTCTCGCTGACCAGAGCCTGTCCTATACAGTGACCCCTCaaccctacttgaaatagttatacctcattaccatagtcaccgccacatgGTCCAGACGAATAGCTCGTGGGAGCTCTTACTTTTGGCAAACTATATGCAGTGGTACTAAATATTACAGTTTCCTAGTCTATTACAGTCTTACGGTTgagttgtaaaaattatggttttcaggAGTTTTcgtaatattattcttaaaaaactaaatacttcggagaaaaataagttatattccCTTGACATTcccttaaaaataagttttttttttccttaactaCCAAGAACTAATCTAATCAAGTTCTAACTatacaatcatttttttctactccttgaacaattttaaaaaatagagaatcTATTtcctagaaataaaaacatagctgccaactctactggatttttccagtttctcctggtctactggtttatttaaaattctaatagtttttgtacatctttaaaaatttcctaaaatttagtaagtttcctgaaaaaaaatctatttaaatagaatttttacacagattattgctttttgaaatatttaaataagtataacaTAATGAAGTATAAGTAATAGGGATGAggattctctttttaaattaattaaaaaattctttcaactaTCTTTGAATTAAATGCCTTTTAATATTCGAACTTATGTACatataaacataatacatagtatttcaagtatgtttaatgtcaattataactgtaaaatattgcaGTTGTTCTATTTTGgtgactataaaaatccctaaaattccctatctgtaaaatatttaggacTTGATGTAAACAATTATcttgaaatttgtatttcgtAAAACATACGTGGTTTTTTCCTATTAATGTTGACAGgctatgtaataaaaagaaatctcatCTCTCCCCCCTTTCAACAAGATAGTCTAAAATTTATCTTCTCTCCTATTAGAAAAGCAAAAAGACATAAAAACAAGTCTTAAATGTTgagagcaaaaatattttagtggttCAAATGATGATAAAGAGGCAATAATGGCTAGttctaatttaaacaaaaaaaagaatagaacaTTGATTCTaagtaatcaatttaattttacaacaaagtttcagtaatttttaacttaatactcTTATCTAAGATActcttatcttatttttaacttaatactcTTATCAGGGTTGCCACTTCATAGGGACAACAGGGAAAACCAGGAAAATAcacggaatttaaaaattacctgaAATAACAGGGAAAAAAGGCaggggatttttattttttctttacaaactgggaaaagCAAGGAATTTCAGttcttattttcgtcttttaaaaaatggtgccCCCTTAAACCGTAATCTATggattatttaagtatgttcagctgttcctttttttcctcgaaatttttctctcaattaAAGTTAGTATCGTTAACCCAACACAGTAATTGTGTTtcttcttaatatattgtgtataatatggaTAGGGAAAGCACAAGGAATTTGTTTCCCAGATTTGAGGGACAGCCCtgtgttacttttttatttaatagtaaatttatgtataatttcgtattatatatctatataaaatatGGTATGTACTCctcaaatttgtattaatttgaattatgagAAAGCTNCAGCCAATCAAGCCAGCTTGAATCCTGCTGGTGGAACCAAAATAGTGAGGGTGAAGTAGTAACAGGTAGTTAAAATGAAGAACAACAAGTAAAGCAGagtaaattcaattaaagtacaaaaaaacaGAGGACAAAATACCAATAGATACTAAAAGGTAAGAGTTAAAAGGGGTGTATAACAATCTAAAAACCATGTATAAAATACAATCGCAATGTAAAATaccaaatgtattaaaatccaAAGGTTGTAAACAAACCTAAAGCATGTATAAAATGCAAAGTCAAgttaaaagtcaaattaaaacactaaaatgGCAATGTGgtccaaaaaaaagttttggcaAGGTGGTTAGATTAAGCaggttaaaattttagttattgtcaattttgtttattaattccaTTTGTTCCTCAAGAGTAGTTTTAATGATAATCTTGATAATTTCTCTACAAACCTTGTCTGCAAAAATTTGTTGGTCtgttttttggaagaaataattttttcggaGTGTTCGGTACCGAtcacaataatataaaagatgCTCTATGGTTTGTCTTTGGTTACAGTTAGAGCAAGtatctgatttattaaaaaatttgttttggtgTACTCCGAACACTCCGTGCCCCGTCAGAAATtggttaaaatagaaattagttTGCAGCCTTGTAGTTGACGGGgtcttaatgaatttaaatgtatgCCTGCCTTTCTCAGAATTTTCCCAATTGGTTTTCCTCCTTGccattaaatattgttt
The Parasteatoda tepidariorum isolate YZ-2023 chromosome 9, CAS_Ptep_4.0, whole genome shotgun sequence genome window above contains:
- the LOC139426595 gene encoding uncharacterized protein, whose translation is MIPPLRPLILSLSGTRPNPRLAPALTSLSGTRPIPRLAPALPSLSGTRPNPRLAPALTSLTRTRQTPRLSPTLPSLSGTRPNPWLAPALTSLTRTRPTPRLSPTLPSLSGTRPIPRLAPTLPSLSRTRPTPRLSPALPSLSGTRPIPRLAPALPSLSGTRPNPRVAPTLPSLTGTRPTPPLTSALPSHFRIQMTPPLPPLASSMIYVCCVLLCRGNYDDNHKENYDGFVMLNGKERIASEVTTLYES
- the LOC139426597 gene encoding swi5-dependent recombination DNA repair protein 1 homolog gives rise to the protein MIPPLPPLILSLSGTRPNPRLAPTLPSLTGTRPTPPFASALPSHFRIQMIPPLPPLMLSLSGTRPNPRLASALPSLSGTRPSPRLAPALPSLFGTRPNPRLAPALPSLSGTRPKPRLVTALPSLTRTRPTPRLAPALPPISGT